One stretch of Janibacter limosus DNA includes these proteins:
- a CDS encoding LysM peptidoglycan-binding domain-containing protein, which translates to MTALTATPIRIDVPARSRHLVSMPTGDAVVARPTPRTRLTRRGRLAITTSVLAAASIAGATFAFAGPAAAPQEITVEPGQTLSQIASSELVGVPTAEAVADIQVANGLSTTYIHAGQTLTIPTR; encoded by the coding sequence ATGACCGCTCTCACCGCCACCCCGATCCGCATCGACGTCCCCGCGCGCTCGCGCCACCTCGTCTCCATGCCCACCGGTGACGCAGTCGTCGCACGCCCGACCCCTCGCACGCGGCTGACCCGTCGTGGCCGCCTGGCCATCACCACCTCCGTGCTCGCCGCCGCGAGCATCGCCGGCGCGACCTTCGCCTTCGCCGGACCCGCCGCCGCGCCGCAGGAGATCACCGTCGAGCCAGGTCAGACGCTGAGCCAGATCGCCTCGAGCGAGCTCGTCGGCGTGCCGACGGCCGAGGCTGTGGCCGACATCCAGGTTGCCAACGGGCTCTCGACGACCTACATCCACGCCGGTCAGACGCTCACGATCCCGACGCGCTGA
- the lexA gene encoding transcriptional repressor LexA: MSGTDEDNIHQLPERDTGDGLTVRQRKVLEVIRNAVATRGYPPSLREIGELVGLTSPSSVAHQLSSLERKGYLRRDPHRPRAIEVISPDGHTAPPAEVTDLGGMRGGASTTDEVVDPTGSGDHRPEASYVPVLGQIAAGVPITAEEVVDDVFPLPKQIVGEGSLFLLKVVGDSMIDAAICDGDWVVVRQQPNADNGDIVAAMLDNEATVKTYKRTDGHLWLLPHNPAFDPIDGDHATILGKVTAVLRRL, translated from the coding sequence ATGAGCGGCACGGACGAGGACAACATCCACCAGCTCCCCGAGCGGGACACGGGCGATGGTCTGACCGTCCGCCAGCGCAAGGTGCTCGAGGTGATCCGCAATGCCGTGGCCACCCGTGGCTACCCGCCGAGCCTGCGCGAGATCGGTGAGCTCGTCGGCCTGACCAGCCCCAGCTCCGTGGCCCACCAGCTCTCCTCCCTCGAGCGCAAGGGCTACCTGCGCCGGGACCCCCACCGGCCCCGCGCCATCGAGGTCATCTCTCCCGACGGCCACACCGCTCCCCCGGCCGAGGTCACCGACCTGGGCGGCATGCGCGGCGGTGCCAGCACGACCGACGAGGTCGTCGACCCCACCGGCTCCGGTGACCACCGCCCCGAGGCCAGCTATGTGCCCGTCCTCGGCCAGATCGCCGCCGGCGTGCCGATCACCGCCGAGGAGGTCGTCGACGACGTCTTCCCCCTGCCCAAGCAGATCGTCGGCGAGGGCTCCCTCTTCCTCCTCAAGGTCGTCGGCGACTCGATGATCGACGCCGCCATCTGCGACGGCGACTGGGTGGTCGTGCGCCAGCAGCCCAATGCCGACAACGGCGACATCGTCGCGGCGATGCTCGACAACGAGGCGACGGTCAAGACCTACAAGCGCACCGACGGCCACCTGTGGCTGCTGCCGCACAACCCCGCCTTCGACCCGATCGACGGCGACCACGCGACGATCCTCGGCAAGGTCACCGCGGTCCTGCGACGCCTCTGA
- a CDS encoding glutaredoxin domain-containing protein produces MSRWWPAMTGVVASVVLLVQTVLTGDLSLLVLAVGFLVLAWWLSPLNGRGGPRHTDIEAHRGDFPVVVYWRPGCVYCLRLRGALGKDKDKATWVNIWADEEAAAFVRSINDGNEVVPTVRIGEQVHTNPEPDLVRAALR; encoded by the coding sequence ATGAGTCGATGGTGGCCGGCGATGACCGGTGTGGTCGCGAGCGTCGTCCTGCTCGTGCAGACGGTACTCACCGGCGACCTGTCGTTGCTCGTGCTCGCCGTGGGCTTCCTCGTCCTCGCGTGGTGGCTGTCACCACTCAACGGACGCGGGGGCCCGCGGCACACCGACATCGAGGCACACCGTGGGGACTTCCCCGTGGTCGTCTACTGGCGTCCGGGATGCGTCTACTGCCTGCGCCTGCGCGGTGCCCTCGGCAAGGACAAGGACAAGGCGACCTGGGTCAACATCTGGGCCGACGAGGAGGCCGCCGCCTTCGTCCGCTCGATCAACGACGGCAACGAGGTCGTCCCGACCGTGCGCATCGGCGAGCAGGTGCACACCAACCCCGAGCCGGACCTCGTCAGAGCCGCGCTGCGCTGA
- a CDS encoding Sir2 family NAD-dependent protein deacetylase, translating to MVGEQDEVLSKIADVLTQHGPALVLSGAGMSVGSGIPCYRPWPEPGAPEEEFEAARQWRFTNTVTNNTYSTDSGIPDYRGPDGTRRVTPMHYSEFVGSSEARQRYWARSFVGWRRFHAARPNVSHHLVTRLQQLGTVGPLITQNVDGLHQAAGTREVVELHGNLVEVVCLTCGARIDRPTLDARMARDNPGFDVDSDEIRPDGDVRLDSVDVERFRTPTCQACGADTLKPDVVFFGGSVAKPLVQHCYDLVDAAPSLLVLGSSLQVMSGLRFVRHAAKRGIPVSLITRGPTRGDDLVDHRVDGELGDSLRSLVEELSAARL from the coding sequence ATGGTGGGTGAGCAAGATGAGGTGCTGTCCAAGATCGCTGACGTCCTGACCCAGCACGGACCGGCTCTGGTCCTGAGCGGTGCAGGCATGAGCGTGGGATCTGGGATCCCTTGCTATCGCCCGTGGCCCGAGCCCGGAGCCCCCGAGGAAGAGTTCGAGGCGGCTCGCCAGTGGCGCTTCACAAACACTGTTACTAACAACACCTACTCCACCGACAGTGGGATCCCTGACTATCGCGGGCCCGACGGCACGCGCCGGGTCACCCCGATGCACTACTCGGAGTTTGTCGGCAGCAGCGAGGCACGGCAGCGGTACTGGGCGCGCAGCTTTGTCGGCTGGCGCCGGTTCCACGCGGCGCGGCCCAATGTCTCGCACCACCTGGTCACCCGCTTGCAGCAGCTCGGCACGGTCGGTCCGCTCATCACGCAGAACGTCGACGGACTGCACCAGGCGGCCGGGACGAGGGAGGTCGTCGAGCTGCACGGCAACCTCGTCGAGGTCGTCTGCCTCACCTGCGGGGCCCGCATCGATCGCCCGACGCTCGACGCGCGGATGGCCAGGGACAACCCCGGCTTCGACGTCGACAGCGACGAGATCCGACCCGATGGTGACGTCCGGCTGGACAGCGTGGACGTCGAGCGGTTTCGCACCCCGACCTGCCAGGCGTGCGGGGCCGACACCCTCAAGCCGGATGTCGTCTTCTTCGGTGGATCGGTGGCCAAGCCGCTGGTGCAGCACTGCTACGACCTCGTCGATGCTGCGCCCAGCCTGCTCGTGCTCGGCAGCTCGCTGCAGGTGATGTCGGGGCTGCGCTTCGTCCGCCACGCGGCCAAGCGGGGGATCCCGGTCTCCCTGATCACCCGTGGTCCCACCCGTGGTGACGACCTCGTCGATCATCGCGTCGACGGGGAGCTGGGGGACTCCCTTCGCTCTCTCGTGGAGGAGCTCAGCGCAGCGCGGCTCTGA
- a CDS encoding HNH endonuclease → MSTASDAEEFRTSVPPEHWARIDVDRDTGCWRAVRGARSGCGARYPATTGGRLLHRVLWEAEHGPTSKMLVHVVCGDRLCVRPDHCREMDWNEMHLHHRGSWANRRPSGHVQAISGPSPPNHPPESAPARHEASTRSAGTADRP, encoded by the coding sequence ATGAGCACCGCGAGCGATGCCGAAGAGTTCCGGACGTCAGTGCCTCCCGAGCACTGGGCGCGGATCGACGTGGACCGAGACACCGGGTGCTGGCGTGCTGTCCGTGGGGCACGGTCCGGGTGCGGAGCGCGGTACCCAGCGACGACGGGCGGGAGGCTGCTGCACCGCGTCCTGTGGGAAGCCGAGCACGGACCGACGAGCAAGATGCTGGTCCACGTCGTCTGTGGTGACCGGCTGTGCGTCCGCCCCGACCACTGCCGCGAGATGGACTGGAACGAGATGCACCTCCACCACCGGGGCTCCTGGGCGAATCGGCGACCGTCCGGCCACGTACAGGCGATCTCTGGGCCGAGCCCTCCCAACCACCCACCCGAGAGCGCCCCAGCCCGTCACGAGGCGTCTACGAGATCTGCTGGCACGGCGGACCGCCCGTAA
- a CDS encoding HTH domain-containing protein yields the protein MAHEVGDPPQRTPLSREMQDRLRHGIEDDPHKAYRTLVTSMVQHHWTEQQMREALLDPEHRGGWWYRRLAERNGGPAATGDLRYRIESARKFIAANPPVVDRQSASEKVAQIHASAEARPWKGRTGTTDRLVLDALCRLAQKAGGPVLRASLRQITEEAGLGSADTAHRATRRLIDAGWLKKTHDSTDTTGTGWTLRKPTEDTGTVVRLFSGAETVPISSAHDAFRRGALGGTGYRVLRLLLMTDDPASARVIAEALGVTDRTVRTRLGEMHGLGLVERLDDGTWRPLVTDAEGLARRLDAVAKFRRTAGRGEKVRERHDKAREMWLDWASDQRRSRLGVIAGGRPQGRPVKSNTQEQRRAAR from the coding sequence ATGGCCCATGAAGTTGGAGACCCACCCCAGCGAACGCCGCTGTCCCGCGAGATGCAGGACCGCCTACGCCATGGCATCGAAGATGACCCGCACAAGGCGTACCGGACGCTCGTCACGTCGATGGTCCAACACCACTGGACCGAACAGCAGATGCGCGAGGCACTGCTCGACCCTGAGCACCGCGGAGGCTGGTGGTACCGCCGCCTGGCCGAGCGCAACGGCGGACCAGCCGCCACCGGGGACCTCCGCTACCGCATCGAGAGCGCCCGAAAGTTCATCGCGGCCAACCCACCCGTCGTAGACCGACAGTCAGCGTCCGAGAAGGTCGCCCAGATCCACGCGAGCGCCGAAGCCCGACCGTGGAAGGGGCGCACCGGCACCACAGACCGACTCGTGCTCGATGCCCTGTGCCGACTCGCCCAAAAAGCAGGCGGACCGGTGCTCCGAGCGTCACTCCGACAGATCACCGAAGAAGCCGGACTCGGAAGCGCCGACACAGCACACCGGGCCACCCGAAGGCTCATCGACGCAGGCTGGCTGAAGAAGACCCACGACAGCACTGACACCACAGGAACCGGCTGGACCCTCCGGAAGCCCACGGAAGATACAGGGACAGTAGTCAGACTGTTCTCTGGTGCAGAGACTGTCCCTATATCTTCCGCCCACGACGCGTTCAGGCGTGGAGCCCTCGGAGGCACTGGGTACAGGGTGCTGCGGCTGCTCCTGATGACCGACGACCCGGCGTCCGCCCGAGTGATCGCGGAGGCGCTGGGAGTCACTGATCGCACGGTCCGAACCCGGCTAGGGGAGATGCATGGTCTCGGTCTGGTCGAGCGACTGGACGATGGGACGTGGAGGCCGCTGGTTACCGACGCTGAGGGACTTGCTCGACGCCTCGATGCGGTGGCGAAGTTCCGTCGCACGGCAGGCAGGGGCGAGAAGGTCCGGGAGCGTCACGACAAGGCCCGTGAGATGTGGCTGGACTGGGCGTCGGACCAACGACGCTCTCGACTCGGTGTGATCGCTGGTGGCCGTCCTCAGGGTCGCCCAGTGAAGTCGAATACGCAGGAGCAGCGGAGGGCGGCGCGATGA